A single window of Hylaeus volcanicus isolate JK05 chromosome 8, UHH_iyHylVolc1.0_haploid, whole genome shotgun sequence DNA harbors:
- the LOC128881228 gene encoding liprin-alpha-1 isoform X12 yields the protein MWNVMCDVMPTIAEDSISQRSSQFSGEDANFEQLMVTMLDERDKLMESLRVSQTQLQETEARLQEVEKERDSLNRLLNANIPQEFSQLAKELSAARESILEREEEISELKAERSNTRLLLEHLECLVSRHERSLRLTVMKRQAAVQSGVSSEVEVLKALKSLFEHHKALDEKVRERLRVALEKNTTLEEELAITKDELQQYKLSGHAPKSADDRPKENGQTEDGQQQNKNETEQAAGQPEQQQQQQQQQEQQQQQQPQSIQKLGTERSTEIGSRLSNGSLDPADQVSAARVIDLQATVDKQSSELSTWQRRVAELSGRVAELEENLSEAQKVLMKTQESNVKLQRDLRENVAQKEDQEERIATLEKRYLNAQRESTSLHDLNEKLEQELQHKKAQLKLQEEKIAAIQEKLELAEQKLAQYAKLPEMEEQLKQRMEALTQVRRPNQQAQERHGSAEDRIQRLETQLEEKNAEVMRVNQRLKMNEEHNTRLSATVDKLLSESNERLQLHLKERMHALEEKNALTQELEKTRKLAEDLQNEKAEIVKELGKARLEIDNVKRQMLQQEIAFNIQQTDALTRSLSPNAVDPGAFSRSASHSSFDTHSLPRRSAKRSVIEEDASKNYVARTLAEQEWEKLQQAHVLANVQQAFDVSSDAEGDGDNESLFSCAADVISPTGHTDAQTLALMLQEQLDAINNEIRLIQEEKQSTEARAEELESRVGSLEHMNLLARGRSLERASPPLSGRSTPKSHHSPNRDYLHKYHTAPASMSPAHLHQYAASLTSPGQLSESLPASQLQLSGEELHSVSERDSTGGAGSGGSDAASPLTARSIRLERVVQALAHNQEELRSQDSLHKNNLSGVGLPIGQLSSSHLHMQGTMNPATAAAVAAAQKKKGIKSSLGRFFSKKEKIKGKDTPMPGDMAGMGGVSTPADPDYGDSVAVAGTMGSKSDFDRRKKKSPSMFGSMLDSSRHELLAEAMKAGTPFALWNGPTVVAWLELWVGMPTWYVAACRANVKSGAIMSALSDTEIQREIGISNPLHRLKLRLAIQEMVSLTSPSAPKTSRTTLAFGDMNHEWIGNVWLPSLGLPQYRSTFMECLVDARMLDHLTKKDLRGQLRMVDSFHRTSLQYGISCLKRLNYDKQQLEERRRMAEAANVDVLVWSNDRVIRWVQSIGLKEYGNHLLESGVHGALIALDESFDANSFALTLQIPTQNTQARQLLDMEFTNLLTVGTERRLDESNSMKS from the exons ATGTGGAACGTGATGTGCGACGTGATGCCGACTATCGCGGAGGACAGCATCAGCCAGCGGAGTTCGCAGTTCTCCGGCGAGGACGCGAACTTCGAGCAGCTGATGGTCACCATGCTCGACGAGAGGGACAAGTTGATGGAATCGTTGCGCGTCAGCCAGACACAGTTGCAGGAAACGGAAGCACGGTTGCAGGAGGTCGAGAAGGAACGGGACTCTTTGAATCGTCTGCTCAACGCCAATATCCCCCAG GAGTTCTCTCAGCTGGCGAAAGAGCTTTCAGCGGCACGCGAGAGTATCCTAGAGAGAGAGGAGGAAATATCGGAACTGAAGGCGGAACGTAGCAACACTCGT CTTCTGCTGGAACATTTAGAATGTCTGGTCTCACGACACGAACGATCGCTTCGGTTGACTGTGATGAAGAGGCAAGCAGCCGTGCAATCCGGAGTATCGTCCGAAGTTGAAGTGCTTAAAGCTCTGAAAAGTCTGTTCGAGCACCACAAGGCTCTGGACGAGAAA GTGCGAGAGCGACTGCGCGTTGCACTGGAAAAAAATACCACCCTAGAGGAAGAGCTAGCCATTACCAAAGATGAG CTTCAGCAATATAAATTAAGTGGACACGCGCCTAAATCTGCAGACGACAGGCCCAAGGAAAACGGACAAACGGAGGACGGACAGCAACAGAACAAG AATGAGACTGAGCAGGCAGCAGGCCAGCCAgagcaacaacagcaacaacaacagcagcaggagcagcagcagcaacagcagccaCAGTCGATACAAAAACTAGGTACTGAGAGGTCGACTGAAATTGGGAGTAGGCTGAGCAATGGAAGTCTCGATCCGGCGGACCAGGTTTCTGCAGCGCGAGTAATAGATTTGCAAGCCACTGTTGACAAACAG AGCTCAGAGTTGAGTACATGGCAGCGACGAGTAGCAGAATTAAGTGGCCGAGTGGCGGAATTGGAAGAAAACCTATCCGAAGCTCAGAAAGTCCTCATGAAGACGCAAGAATCGAATGTCAAATTACAAAGAGATTTACGCGAGAATGTTGCCCAAAAAGAAGACCAAGAAGAAAGGATAGCGACTCTTGAAAAACGATATCTTAACGCTCAACGCGAATCCACCAGTTTGCATGATctcaatgaaaaattggaaCAGGAGTTGCAACATAAGAAGGCTCAATTGAAG cTCCAGGAAGAAAAAATAGCAGCTATACAGGAGAAATTGGAACTAGCTGAACAGAAACTAGCCCAGTATGCTAAGTTGCCAGAAATGGAAGAGCAATTGAAACAGAGGATGGAGGCTCTGACGCAGGTGAGGAGGCCCAACCAG caGGCTCAAGAAAGGCACGGCAGCGCAGAAGATAGGATACAAAGATTAGAAACGCAACTCGAAGAGAAAAATGCAGAAGTGATGCGTGTCAATCAGCGACTTAAGATGAACGAGGAACATAATACACGACTTAGCGCAACTGTTGATAAACTTCTGTCTG AATCTAACGAAAGATTACAACTGCATTTGAAAGAAAGAATGCACGCATTGGAAGAAAAGAATGCGCTTACGCAAGAGCTTGAGAAGACAAGAAAACTAGCTGAGGATCTCCAGAATGAAAAGGCAGAGATAGTTAAGGAATTAGGAAAGGCTCGACTTGAAATTGATAACGTGAAAAGGCAAATGCTTCAGCAAGAAATCGCATTCAATATTCAACAAACAGACGCTTTGACTAGAAGTTTGTCTCCCAATGCTGTGGATCCTGGCGCCTTTTCTAGAAGTGCGAGTCATAGTAGCTTTGACACGCATTCTTTACCAAGAAGATCGGCTAAACGATCTGTGATTGAAGAAGACGCGTCAAAG aacTATGTAGCGCGCACTTTAGCGGAACAAGAATGGGAAAAGCTACAGCAGGCGCATGTTCTTGCCAATGTACAACAAGCGTTTGATGTCTCTAGCGATGCAGAGGGTGACGGAGATAACGAGAGTCTTTTTAGTTGTGCGGCTGATGTAATTAGTCCGACAGGACACACAGATGCTCAAACATTAGCACTAATGTTACAGGAACAATTAGAtgcaattaataatgaaattaggTTGATTcag gaagaaaaacaaagtacCGAGGCACGCGCGGAAGAATTGGAATCCCGCGTTGGCAGTCTTGAACATATGAATTTATTAGCGAGAGGACGAAGTTTGGAACGAGCATCGCCACCGTTAAGTGGGCGATCTACACCAAAATCACATCACAGTCCTAACAGAGATTATTTACACAAGTATCATACT GCTCCTGCGTCAATGTCTCCAGCGCATCTCCATCAGTACGCTGCTTCTTTGACTAGTCCAGGTCAACTTTCAGAATCTCTTCCTGCAAGCCAG TTGCAGTTATCAGGCGAAGAATTGCATTCAGTAAGTGAAAGAGACAGCACTGGTGGTGCAGGAAGTGGTGGGAGCGATGCAGCTTCACCGTTGACAGCTCGATCAATCAGGCTGGAACGTGTAGTGCAAGCGCTTGCACATAATCAAGAGGAGCTCAGAAG CCAGGACAGTTTGCACAAGAACAACTTGTCTGGTGTCGGATTGCCAATTGGCCAGCTGTCTAGCTCGCACTTGCACATGCAAGGAACCATGAAtccagcaacagcagcagcagtgGCTGCAGCTCAAAAGAAGAAGGGCATTAAAAGTAGTCTTGGCAGATTCTTcagcaagaaagaaaaa ataaaGGGAAAAGATACACCAATGCCTGGAGATATGGCAGGCATGGGAGGAGTAAGTACACCAGCAGATCCTGATTATGGAGATAGCGTTGCTGTAGCTGGAACTATGGGCAGCAAGAGTGATTTTGATCGCCGAAAAAAGAAGAG TCCCAGCATGTTTGGTAGTATGTTGGATTCTTCGCGTCATGAACTTTTGGCGGAAGCAATGAAAGCGGGAACACCCTTTGCTTTATGGAATGGACCAACTGTGGTGGCTTGGCTTGAGCTCTGGGTAGGCATGCCAACTTGGTATGTTGCAGCTTGTCGAGCAAATGTGAAAAGCGGCGCCATAATGAGTGCTCTTAGCGATACAGAAATCCAACGCGAAATTGGTATAAG TAACCCCTTACATCGATTGAAGTTAAGATTAGCTATCCAAGAAATGGTGTCACTCACAAGTCCATCGGCACCAAAAACCTCTCGCACAACCTTAGCATTCGGAGATATGAACCACGAATGGATTGGTAATGTTTGGCTCCCAAGTCTTGGATTGCCACAGTATCGGTCCACTTTCATGGAGTGCCTTGTTGATGCTAGAATGTTGGATCACCTCACTAAAAAAGACCTCCGCGGTCAACTTAGAATGGTTGATAGTTTTCACAG GACAAGTTTACAGTATGGCATTTCGTGTTTGAAGCGATTAAATTACGATAAACAACAATTAGAAGAAAGAAGGCGAATGGCAGAAGCTGCCAATGTCGATGTTCTTGTGTGGAGTAACGATCGCGTTATAAGATGGGTGCAATCTATCGGCCTGAAA GAATATGGAAACCACCTTTTGGAATCTGGGGTTCACGGAGCTCTCATAGCACTTGACGAAAGTTTCGACGCGAATAGCTTTGCTCTAACATTGCAAATTCCAACACAAAATACACAA GCTCGACAACTGTTAGATATggaatttacaaatttactaACGGTAGGAACAGAGAGGCGACTCGATGAATCAAATAGTATGAAATCCTGA
- the LOC128881228 gene encoding liprin-alpha-1 isoform X6 — MWNVMCDVMPTIAEDSISQRSSQFSGEDANFEQLMVTMLDERDKLMESLRVSQTQLQETEARLQEVEKERDSLNRLLNANIPQEFSQLAKELSAARESILEREEEISELKAERSNTRLLLEHLECLVSRHERSLRLTVMKRQAAVQSGVSSEVEVLKALKSLFEHHKALDEKVRERLRVALEKNTTLEEELAITKDELQQYKLSGHAPKSADDRPKENGQTEDGQQQNKNETEQAAGQPEQQQQQQQQQEQQQQQQPQSIQKLGTERSTEIGSRLSNGSLDPADQVSAARVIDLQATVDKQSSELSTWQRRVAELSGRVAELEENLSEAQKVLMKTQESNVKLQRDLRENVAQKEDQEERIATLEKRYLNAQRESTSLHDLNEKLEQELQHKKAQLKLQEEKIAAIQEKLELAEQKLAQYAKLPEMEEQLKQRMEALTQAQERHGSAEDRIQRLETQLEEKNAEVMRVNQRLKMNEEHNTRLSATVDKLLSESNERLQLHLKERMHALEEKNALTQELEKTRKLAEDLQNEKAEIVKELGKARLEIDNVKRQMLQQEIAFNIQQTDALTRSLSPNAVDPGAFSRSASHSSFDTHSLPRRSAKRSVIEEDASKNYVARTLAEQEWEKLQQAHVLANVQQAFDVSSDAEGDGDNESLFSCAADVISPTGHTDAQTLALMLQEQLDAINNEIRLIQEEKQSTEARAEELESRVGSLEHMNLLARGRSLERASPPLSGRSTPKSHHSPNRDYLHKYHTAPASMSPAHLHQYAASLTSPGQLSESLPASQLQLSGEELHSVSERDSTGGAGSGGSDAASPLTARSIRLERVVQALAHNQEELRRRTGQTGFPSSGFPAHSRHGQHNNGALNSGTPPSPLSSRHSSQDSLHKNNLSGVGLPIGQLSSSHLHMQGTMNPATAAAVAAAQKKKGIKSSLGRFFSKKEKIKGKDTPMPGDMAGMGGVSTPADPDYGDSVAVAGTMGSKSDFDRRKKKSPSMFGSMLDSSRHELLAEAMKAGTPFALWNGPTVVAWLELWVGMPTWYVAACRANVKSGAIMSALSDTEIQREIGISNPLHRLKLRLAIQEMVSLTSPSAPKTSRTTLAFGDMNHEWIGNVWLPSLGLPQYRSTFMECLVDARMLDHLTKKDLRGQLRMVDSFHRTSLQYGISCLKRLNYDKQQLEERRRMAEAANVDVLVWSNDRVIRWVQSIGLKEYGNHLLESGVHGALIALDESFDANSFALTLQIPTQNTQARQLLDMEFTNLLTVGTERRLDESNSMKS; from the exons ATGTGGAACGTGATGTGCGACGTGATGCCGACTATCGCGGAGGACAGCATCAGCCAGCGGAGTTCGCAGTTCTCCGGCGAGGACGCGAACTTCGAGCAGCTGATGGTCACCATGCTCGACGAGAGGGACAAGTTGATGGAATCGTTGCGCGTCAGCCAGACACAGTTGCAGGAAACGGAAGCACGGTTGCAGGAGGTCGAGAAGGAACGGGACTCTTTGAATCGTCTGCTCAACGCCAATATCCCCCAG GAGTTCTCTCAGCTGGCGAAAGAGCTTTCAGCGGCACGCGAGAGTATCCTAGAGAGAGAGGAGGAAATATCGGAACTGAAGGCGGAACGTAGCAACACTCGT CTTCTGCTGGAACATTTAGAATGTCTGGTCTCACGACACGAACGATCGCTTCGGTTGACTGTGATGAAGAGGCAAGCAGCCGTGCAATCCGGAGTATCGTCCGAAGTTGAAGTGCTTAAAGCTCTGAAAAGTCTGTTCGAGCACCACAAGGCTCTGGACGAGAAA GTGCGAGAGCGACTGCGCGTTGCACTGGAAAAAAATACCACCCTAGAGGAAGAGCTAGCCATTACCAAAGATGAG CTTCAGCAATATAAATTAAGTGGACACGCGCCTAAATCTGCAGACGACAGGCCCAAGGAAAACGGACAAACGGAGGACGGACAGCAACAGAACAAG AATGAGACTGAGCAGGCAGCAGGCCAGCCAgagcaacaacagcaacaacaacagcagcaggagcagcagcagcaacagcagccaCAGTCGATACAAAAACTAGGTACTGAGAGGTCGACTGAAATTGGGAGTAGGCTGAGCAATGGAAGTCTCGATCCGGCGGACCAGGTTTCTGCAGCGCGAGTAATAGATTTGCAAGCCACTGTTGACAAACAG AGCTCAGAGTTGAGTACATGGCAGCGACGAGTAGCAGAATTAAGTGGCCGAGTGGCGGAATTGGAAGAAAACCTATCCGAAGCTCAGAAAGTCCTCATGAAGACGCAAGAATCGAATGTCAAATTACAAAGAGATTTACGCGAGAATGTTGCCCAAAAAGAAGACCAAGAAGAAAGGATAGCGACTCTTGAAAAACGATATCTTAACGCTCAACGCGAATCCACCAGTTTGCATGATctcaatgaaaaattggaaCAGGAGTTGCAACATAAGAAGGCTCAATTGAAG cTCCAGGAAGAAAAAATAGCAGCTATACAGGAGAAATTGGAACTAGCTGAACAGAAACTAGCCCAGTATGCTAAGTTGCCAGAAATGGAAGAGCAATTGAAACAGAGGATGGAGGCTCTGACGCAG GCTCAAGAAAGGCACGGCAGCGCAGAAGATAGGATACAAAGATTAGAAACGCAACTCGAAGAGAAAAATGCAGAAGTGATGCGTGTCAATCAGCGACTTAAGATGAACGAGGAACATAATACACGACTTAGCGCAACTGTTGATAAACTTCTGTCTG AATCTAACGAAAGATTACAACTGCATTTGAAAGAAAGAATGCACGCATTGGAAGAAAAGAATGCGCTTACGCAAGAGCTTGAGAAGACAAGAAAACTAGCTGAGGATCTCCAGAATGAAAAGGCAGAGATAGTTAAGGAATTAGGAAAGGCTCGACTTGAAATTGATAACGTGAAAAGGCAAATGCTTCAGCAAGAAATCGCATTCAATATTCAACAAACAGACGCTTTGACTAGAAGTTTGTCTCCCAATGCTGTGGATCCTGGCGCCTTTTCTAGAAGTGCGAGTCATAGTAGCTTTGACACGCATTCTTTACCAAGAAGATCGGCTAAACGATCTGTGATTGAAGAAGACGCGTCAAAG aacTATGTAGCGCGCACTTTAGCGGAACAAGAATGGGAAAAGCTACAGCAGGCGCATGTTCTTGCCAATGTACAACAAGCGTTTGATGTCTCTAGCGATGCAGAGGGTGACGGAGATAACGAGAGTCTTTTTAGTTGTGCGGCTGATGTAATTAGTCCGACAGGACACACAGATGCTCAAACATTAGCACTAATGTTACAGGAACAATTAGAtgcaattaataatgaaattaggTTGATTcag gaagaaaaacaaagtacCGAGGCACGCGCGGAAGAATTGGAATCCCGCGTTGGCAGTCTTGAACATATGAATTTATTAGCGAGAGGACGAAGTTTGGAACGAGCATCGCCACCGTTAAGTGGGCGATCTACACCAAAATCACATCACAGTCCTAACAGAGATTATTTACACAAGTATCATACT GCTCCTGCGTCAATGTCTCCAGCGCATCTCCATCAGTACGCTGCTTCTTTGACTAGTCCAGGTCAACTTTCAGAATCTCTTCCTGCAAGCCAG TTGCAGTTATCAGGCGAAGAATTGCATTCAGTAAGTGAAAGAGACAGCACTGGTGGTGCAGGAAGTGGTGGGAGCGATGCAGCTTCACCGTTGACAGCTCGATCAATCAGGCTGGAACGTGTAGTGCAAGCGCTTGCACATAATCAAGAGGAGCTCAGAAG GCGTACGGGACAAACCGGATTTCCCAGCAGTGGTTTTCCTGCTCACAG CAGGCATGGGCAACATAACAACGGCGCACTCAATTCTGGGACTCCCCCTTCCCCATTGTCCTCACGTCACAGCAGCCAGGACAGTTTGCACAAGAACAACTTGTCTGGTGTCGGATTGCCAATTGGCCAGCTGTCTAGCTCGCACTTGCACATGCAAGGAACCATGAAtccagcaacagcagcagcagtgGCTGCAGCTCAAAAGAAGAAGGGCATTAAAAGTAGTCTTGGCAGATTCTTcagcaagaaagaaaaa ataaaGGGAAAAGATACACCAATGCCTGGAGATATGGCAGGCATGGGAGGAGTAAGTACACCAGCAGATCCTGATTATGGAGATAGCGTTGCTGTAGCTGGAACTATGGGCAGCAAGAGTGATTTTGATCGCCGAAAAAAGAAGAG TCCCAGCATGTTTGGTAGTATGTTGGATTCTTCGCGTCATGAACTTTTGGCGGAAGCAATGAAAGCGGGAACACCCTTTGCTTTATGGAATGGACCAACTGTGGTGGCTTGGCTTGAGCTCTGGGTAGGCATGCCAACTTGGTATGTTGCAGCTTGTCGAGCAAATGTGAAAAGCGGCGCCATAATGAGTGCTCTTAGCGATACAGAAATCCAACGCGAAATTGGTATAAG TAACCCCTTACATCGATTGAAGTTAAGATTAGCTATCCAAGAAATGGTGTCACTCACAAGTCCATCGGCACCAAAAACCTCTCGCACAACCTTAGCATTCGGAGATATGAACCACGAATGGATTGGTAATGTTTGGCTCCCAAGTCTTGGATTGCCACAGTATCGGTCCACTTTCATGGAGTGCCTTGTTGATGCTAGAATGTTGGATCACCTCACTAAAAAAGACCTCCGCGGTCAACTTAGAATGGTTGATAGTTTTCACAG GACAAGTTTACAGTATGGCATTTCGTGTTTGAAGCGATTAAATTACGATAAACAACAATTAGAAGAAAGAAGGCGAATGGCAGAAGCTGCCAATGTCGATGTTCTTGTGTGGAGTAACGATCGCGTTATAAGATGGGTGCAATCTATCGGCCTGAAA GAATATGGAAACCACCTTTTGGAATCTGGGGTTCACGGAGCTCTCATAGCACTTGACGAAAGTTTCGACGCGAATAGCTTTGCTCTAACATTGCAAATTCCAACACAAAATACACAA GCTCGACAACTGTTAGATATggaatttacaaatttactaACGGTAGGAACAGAGAGGCGACTCGATGAATCAAATAGTATGAAATCCTGA